The following coding sequences are from one Humulus lupulus chromosome X, drHumLupu1.1, whole genome shotgun sequence window:
- the LOC133806957 gene encoding uncharacterized protein LOC133806957, whose protein sequence is MNGRLQGSFDGRKGLRQGDLISPLLFVLVMEYLTRLLRLVSRHKDFRFHPMCKSLHLVNLFFVDDLILFCKGNLRSFQLLFDGFSRFSQNSGLIANLNKSQVFFGGISTEVKTSILSIVPIEEGTFPLKYLGVTLRPTKWKAADCGVIINQIQY, encoded by the coding sequence ATGAATGGGAGGTTACAAGGGAGTTTTGATGGGAGGAAAGGTTTAAGACAAGGAGACCTGATTTCTCCCTTGCTGTTTGTGCTTGTCATGGAGTATCTCACTCGTCTTCTTAGGCTTGTTTCTCGGCATAAGGATTTCAGGTTTCATCCCATGTGTAAAAGTTTGCATCTTGTTAATCTTTTCTTTGTGGATGATCTTATATTGTTTTGCAAGGGGAATCTTAGATCGTTTCAACTCTTATTTGATGGATTTTCCAGATTTAGTCAGAATTCTGGGTTGATTGCTAATTTGAATAAATCTCAAGTGTTTTTTGGAGGTATTTCTACTGAAGTGAAGACTAGTATTCTGAGTATTGTTCCTATAGAAGAGGGTACTTTTCCCTTAAAATATTTGGGTGTTACTCTTCGTCCTACAAAATGGAAGGCGGCTGATTGTGGTGTGATCATTAATCAAATCCAGTATTAG